The Nitrospirota bacterium genomic sequence CCGTACGAAAGCCGTGACACGTGATGCGTGATGCGTGACAGGTGAGGGGTGACGAGAAAAGGCTTAGCGCTCACCAGACTTGGATACAGAGTTGGTCGATATGACTGCATTTGCCTGATTCGATTTTCGGAGCGCTAATTCAACTTCATCCCGTATCACGCATCACGCGTCACGCATGACGGGGTAAAGGTATGTTCAAGATCAAGAAAAAAGCTCCCTCCCAATCGAAGAAGCAACCGATCCTGTACAACATCATCGAGGACTATACGGAGTTCGATGCGCCGGGGAACGTGACCGTCTGCGCCATGACGGAACCGGAGGATCTCGCGGCCCACGCCCGCGTCCTGTCCGAGAGTTATGACGTCCCGTCGGACGTGATGACGCGGTTGCTCACGGAAGGCGGCGTGTACGCCTATCCGCAGACAGGCCCGCTCGTGACGCGCGGTCTGTTCGTCTGCCGGATCGATCCCTCGGGTCGGGCGCCCAAGCAAACCTGGGTGCTGGATCTGGTCCAGTACGCCGAGGCGGAGCAGCTTGCGCGGTCCTACGGGCTGGCGCTTGAAGAGGCCGCGGCGCGTGTGTTCTACCGCACGTTGCCGCCCGAGCTGCAGGAGCGGTTGGCACAGAAAAATCTCGGTCTTGATGACAGCAAGTTGGATCGCTCCGTGGCGCGGGGCGGCGATATCACATACATCGACTTTCGGAAGGATTGGTCTCCGCACTTCAAACGATTGTGCATTATGCCGGACGGACGACTGGTGGAGACCGGCGGCATCCAGGAATTCGCCGCGCTGCACAGCATCACCGTGGAGCAGGCCAGGGCCCTCGTCGAACAGGGCGGGATTTTGGAAGCGGACGGCGAGGTACTGGCCTGCCAGATCGTCAACGGGCAGCCGGCGGTGGCCCGGTTCAACCGAGCCCAATACGCCAAGGCCAAGGAGTTGGCGTCGAAGAAAGGGCTGCATATCATGGACGCCTTGAGCGAGGTCGGCCTGAGCGATCCGGCGATGATTCGGGCTCTCAAACGAAGGGAACTGCAGTGAGGGACAGGGTCGTCGCGGCGCTTGCGCGTTCGCTAGCGTTGGTGGCGGGGATGGCGATGGTCGGTTGCGCGAGCCCCAAGCCCATCTTGTACCCCAATGCGCATTATCGCCAAGTCGGGCCGGAAGCGGCGGAGCGGGACATCGAAGAATGCAAGGAGTTGGCCAAGGAGGCCGGCGCGACGCCGAGTCAGGGCAAAGCCGGCCAGGTGGCGGGGAGCACGGTCGCCGGGGCCGGCGTCGGCGCTGCGAGCGGCGCGGTCGGCGGGGCCGTGGTGGGGGCGGCCGGGCGGGGATCGGCGATCGGCGCGGCCGGCGGCGCCACCGCCGGCTTGCTGCGGGGCCTGTTCAGGCGATCGCCCCCCAACCAGGCCTACATCGGGTTTGTGAACCGTTGCTTGAAGGAACGCGGCTATGATCCGGTGGGGTGGGAATAGCGACCGCCGGTCACGACGGAACGATCGGCGCGGCCACTCGGGCGAAGGCGACGCGCGGCGAGGTAGGCGCCGATCGCCGCCCCGAAGGCATTGCTGCACACGTCGGTGACGGACGGGACATGGTTGTGACTGAAGACTTGATAGAGTTCGATTCCCGACGAAAGCCCGAGGGTCAAGAGCACGGTCGCGATGAATCGGCTTCGCGTTGCGCTGTTCATCGCTTTGACGGCCAAATAGCCGAATGGGACGAACAAGGCGATATTGGCGCCGATGTCGAACAGGACACTCGGGGAAGGCCGGCTCAGTTCGGAGAATGGAAGCCATCGCACGACACCCCAATGAGCGTGGCCCTTGAAGTCCGACCATGGGAAGGTCGTGGCCATCAAGATGATCACGAGCCACCCCACCAACAGCGTCCGGCGCATCATTACGGCATTCCGGAGTACGGCATGAACCGAAGGCTCATGCACAACTATTTTCAAGCAAGGCTGTTTACGGAAATCGGTCCGAAATCAGGAATCAGAAGCCGGCGCGGCACGGCGAAGAGAGTCAGCTCTCCAGCACCTCTTTCACGGCCGCCATCATTTCGTTGAGATCGAAGGGCTTCTCGAAGGTCCGGCGCGCGCCGAAGAGCTTGGCGACGTCCAGAAAATTCCGGTCGCCCTGCGCCCCGGTGATGGCGATGACCTTGGCGTCCACATATTCGCGGGTGAGTTGCAGGGTGGCCTCCAGG encodes the following:
- a CDS encoding glycine zipper family protein; the protein is MAMVGCASPKPILYPNAHYRQVGPEAAERDIEECKELAKEAGATPSQGKAGQVAGSTVAGAGVGAASGAVGGAVVGAAGRGSAIGAAGGATAGLLRGLFRRSPPNQAYIGFVNRCLKERGYDPVGWE
- a CDS encoding response regulator, which gives rise to MATILVIDDEESIRTLLRGVLEKAGHQVLEARDGREGLTVYQRTPVDLVIMDILMPDTDGLEATLQLTREYVDAKVIAITGAQGDRNFLDVAKLFGARRTFEKPFDLNEMMAAVKEVLES
- a CDS encoding VanZ family protein, with amino-acid sequence MMRRTLLVGWLVIILMATTFPWSDFKGHAHWGVVRWLPFSELSRPSPSVLFDIGANIALFVPFGYLAVKAMNSATRSRFIATVLLTLGLSSGIELYQVFSHNHVPSVTDVCSNAFGAAIGAYLAARRLRPSGRADRSVVTGGRYSHPTGS